A stretch of DNA from Marinitoga sp. 1197:
ATATTTGCCTGAGGGTCATTCTCTAAAATAAACTTCATTGCTTCTATACCGTCCATCACAGGCATAAGAAGATTCATTAATACTATATCTGGATATAATTTGAAATATTCATTTATAGCTTCTTTTCCATTTTCAGCTTCTCCTATAACTATATGCCCCAGTTCTTCAATTATATTTTTAATAATTATTCTATCAAATCTCGAATCGTCAACCACCAAAATGCTATAAGGCATTCAATCACCTCACATTAATCCTTCAAATAAATTAACCTGATTTCTTTCTGGTAATCCTTTTAACATACCCAATTTTCTAAAAGTTTCTATTGTAGTTTTGTTTATTCCTGTCCTTTTCAATAAATCTTCAACAGATAAAAAACTTTTTTCTTTTCGTGCTTTTACAATACTAACAGCAGCTTTTTCGCCAAGATTTGGAACTTTTATAAATGGTATTCTCAATTTCTTTTCTTCAATTATGAAATTTTTTGCATCTGATTTATATATATCTGGAGCTAAAAAACCAAATCCTCTTAAAATCATTTCATAGGCTAATTCAAGTACAGTCAATTCATTTTTTTCTTT
This window harbors:
- a CDS encoding response regulator, whose product is MPYSILVVDDSRFDRIIIKNIIEELGHIVIGEAENGKEAINEYFKLYPDIVLMNLLMPVMDGIEAMKFILENDPQANIIVTSSSSEKEYIKKAIINGAKDFLAIPIQKEKLKEILEKI